Proteins encoded together in one Vitis vinifera cultivar Pinot Noir 40024 chromosome 4, ASM3070453v1 window:
- the LOC100242473 gene encoding probable serine/threonine-protein kinase PBL28, with the protein MNANRHRNKLALSFILTFFVLVVWCQAPEPVAPLAGLGNPVALIISYKEEASAPCACKSCSEAILDARKQLLNGYVTDKTDTEKGICGLAVLISVAAGRNDSQSLDIGGMFRCFPVLNMLATDSIAKALLAIFVASASLMLIIMLIKFVAKDKQSAKAKEITKITETTWSGLYRFSKSEIEKAISSANERSSLGQGSAGQVFKGVLPSGQAVAIKHIYKTNSHDSFTREVEGLSRIRHPNLVCLFGTCVEDGDMYLVYEFCSAGNLAYNLQKKHEVLTWERRVKILRDCALALRYLHNYIDGCIVHRDIKLTNILLTDNLEPKLSDFGLAKMLGMEESKVFTDVRGTIGYMDPEYMTNAKLTAASDIYSFGIVTLQLLSGQKVIDLDLDARDQLTRKAKDVNMGKRPLKDFEDPRLKGEVVTEDFQSILQVAVLCAAKSNKGRPSIDQVFQEMDRAWKNTVAYMRTKETITQATTSYSRSMEEFVSV; encoded by the exons ATGAATGCAAATCGCCATCGGAACAAGTTGGCGCTCTCCTTCATTCTTACTTTCTTTGTCCTTGTTGTTTGGTGCCAAGCACCTGAAccag TGGCTCCTTTGGCCGGCCTGGGCAATCCTGTGGCTTTGATAATCTCTTACAAGGAAGAAGCCAGTGCTCCCTG TGCTTGCAAGAGTTGCAGTGAAGCAATACTAGATGCAAGGAAACAGTTGCTGAATGGCTATGTTACGGATAAAACCGATACAGAAAAAGGGATATGTGGTTTAGCAGTCTTAATTTCTGTTGCAGCTGGGAGAAACGACAGTCAGTCCTTGGATATTGGTGGCATGTTTCGTTGTTTTCCAGTATTAAATATGTTGGCTACAG ATTCCATAGCAAAAGCACTATTAGCGATCTTTGTAGCTTCGGCCAGCTTAATGCTGATAATCATGCTGATTAAGTTCGTAGCCAAGGATAAACAGTCTGCTAAGGCAAAAGAAATCACCAAAATCACCGAAACCACGTGGTCTGGCCTCTATAGATTCTCCAAGTCTGAGATTGAGAAGGCCATAAGTTCTGCCAATGAAAGGAGCAGCCTCGGACAGGGAAGTGCAGGTCAAGTTTTCAAAGGAGTTCTACCCAGTGGACAAGCTGTTGCCATCAAACACATCTACAAGACCAATTCACATGATTCGTTTACTCGGGAAGTTGAAGGACTGTCTAGGATTCGACATCCAAACCTAGTTTGTCTCTTTGGTACCTGCGTTGAAGATGGGGACATGTACCTAGTATATGAGTTTTGTTCAGCTGGGAATCTAGCTTATAATCTACAAA aaaaacatgAGGTTCTAACTTGGGAAAGAAGAGTTAAGATCCTAAGAGACTGCGCTCTGGCACTGAGATATCTCCATAACTATATAGATGGTTGCATTGTTCATCGAGATATCAAG CTTACTAATATCCTTCTGACCGATAACCTGGAACCAAAGCTCTCGGATTTTGGTTTGGCTAAGATGCTAGGGATGGAAGAAAGTAAAGTGTTCACTGATGTCCGGGGGACCATAGGCTATATGGACCCCGAGTACATGACCAACGCTAAGCTGACAGCTGCCAGTGACATCTACAGTTTTGGAATTGTTACTCTGCAACTTCTTTCAGGACAAAAGGTCATCGATTTGGATCTTGATGCCAGAGACCAACTAACGAGAAAG GCAAAGGATGTGAATATGGGGAAGCGTCCACTGAAGGATTTTGAGGACCCGAGACTGAAGGGAGAAGTAGTCACTGAGGATTTCCAGTCAATATTACAAGTTGCAGTACTTTGTGCTGCTAAATCAAATAAAGGGCGTCCGAGCATCGATCAAGTATTTCAAGAGATGGATAGGGCTTGGAAAAACACAGTTGCTTACATG AGGACAAAGGAAACGATCACACAGGCCACAACATCATACTCCAGATCCATGGAGGAATTTGTTTCAGTCTAA